The following nucleotide sequence is from Deltaproteobacteria bacterium.
TTCTGCTGGCTAAAGTGATAACATAATGGAAAATGTGTAATCACGAGGGAGCCATGGTCCGGACACAGATTCAGCTCACGGAGCGGCAGGCACGGGAATTGAAGAAGATGGCCGCCAGGGAGGGTGTATCGATGGCGGAGGTCATTCGCAAAGCCGTGGACGCGAAGATCCGCGAGGGGGTTTCCGAGGTCCCTTGGGAGGAGCGGGTCCGCCGGGCGATGGCGGTGATGGGGAAGTTCCATTCGGGCATCAGGGACTTGGCCGTTAACCACGATAAGTACCTTGCGGAAGATTACATGAAATGAAGGTATTCGTTGATACTTCCGCGATCCTCGGGGGGTTGAACAGTGCGGATGACTGGCACGATCCTGCCACCAAGGCGTGGGCGAATTTCCTTACGGAAACAACTCTCCTGGTTACGACGAACTACGTGGTGGTGGAGTCCCTCGCGGTGATCCAGGGGCGGCTGGGTGTGCCGGCGGTCCGTGCGTTTCTCGAAGAGATCGTTCCCAACCTTCGGGTGGAATGGGTGGACGAGGATACCCACAGGGCGGCGTCCGCTGCCCTTCTGGCCGCCGACCGCCGGGGGTTGAGCCTGGTCGACCTGTCCAGTTTCGAAACGATGCGACGGTTGGGAATCCGGTCCGCTTTTACGTTCGACCGCCACTTCCGCCAGTACGGCTTCGAAACCGTCCCGTAGACCTTCCTCCGGGTCAGCGGGACCAGAAGGTTT
It contains:
- a CDS encoding PIN domain-containing protein yields the protein MKVFVDTSAILGGLNSADDWHDPATKAWANFLTETTLLVTTNYVVVESLAVIQGRLGVPAVRAFLEEIVPNLRVEWVDEDTHRAASAALLAADRRGLSLVDLSSFETMRRLGIRSAFTFDRHFRQYGFETVP
- a CDS encoding ribbon-helix-helix domain-containing protein, which codes for MVRTQIQLTERQARELKKMAAREGVSMAEVIRKAVDAKIREGVSEVPWEERVRRAMAVMGKFHSGIRDLAVNHDKYLAEDYMK